In Shewanella sp. MR-4, the genomic stretch TAACATCAAGGGTTCTACTGTTGATTATTTTGCCGGTTTTACCCAAAATGCCCTATGGACTTAAGATCGCTAGCAGCAGGATTTGCAAATCTCTGGCCGTAGATCCGTGTGTAAATGCCGTGCTGCACTCGTTCTGCGATAACACTAACGATAATTCTAATAAATTAAGATCGAAGGAAGCTTTATGTTGGATTCCGCTAAAGTTCAATACCCGCCATTACCACTGATCCAAACTTGGGTGTGGATGATGATCGAATCTGGCAATCCAGAAATTCAGGACAAAGGCAGAAATAACCTCATTGCAGCTTTTGGTAGCTTGGCCAAAGCTAACGAATACTTAGCCGAAATGAGCAAAAAATAATAAAAATAAAGGCGCCAGAATAGCGCCTTTATTTTTGAGCTTTTCAGGACTTAGACCCGCTGGCGGCGTGCAATAACGCTCTGATTTAACACATCTAACAGACGCTCGGTATCATCCCAGCCAATACAGGCATCCGTAATACTCTGGCCATAACATAACGCCTGGCCTTCAATCAGATCTTGGCGACCTTCCACTAAGTGGCTTTCAACCATCACACCGAAAATTGCCTTATTACCCGCGGCCACTTGCTCGGCCACATCGTTCGCGACATCCATCTGGCGTTGATATTGTTTGCTGCTATTGGCATGGCTAAAGTCGATCATAATGTTATCGACAAGCTTGGCCTTTTTCAGTTGTTCGCTGATCTGCGCAACATGGCTGGCACTGTAATTAGGCTCACGGCCACCACGCAGAATGATATGGCAATCAGGATTACCTTTGGTCGACACAATCGCCGAATGGCCAAATTTGGTTACCGATAAGAAGTGGTGCGGCGCATTCGCGGCGCCAATGGCATCAATCGCCACCTTGATCGTGCCGTCGGTGCCATTTTTAAAGCCTACAGGGCAAGACAACCCAGACGCTAATTCACGGTGCACCTGCGATTCAGTGGTGCGCGCACCAATCGCGCCCCAGCACATCATATCCGCCACATATTGCGGAGTGATCATATCGAGAAACTCACCCGCGGTCGGCATGCCAGAGTCATTCAAATCGACTAAAAGTTTACGCGCGGTACGCAAACCATCGTTCAGTTTGAAGCTGTTATCCATATAAGGATCGTTGATGAGTCCCTTCCAACCCACTGTAGTACGCGGCTTTTCAAAATAAACACGCATCACCACTTCGAGCTGATCTTGATAACGTTCTCTGAGCGCAACCAATCGCTGGCCATATTCCAATGCGGCCTTAGGATCGTGAATTGAGCAAGGACCAATGACCACTAACAAACGATCATCTTGGCGGGCAAGAATGTTATGAATGCTTTGACGGGCGTTAAACACAGTTGCAGCAGCGTTTTCGGAGGCAGGAAATCGTTCTAGAATCGCAATTGGTGGAAGTAACTCTTTGACTTCATTAATGCGAACGTCATCATTTTGGTAATACATAATTTACTGCTCCAACTCTCGTGTTTAGGCTATTTTTATCGCTGCAATAGGGGATCTCAACTGCAATACTGAGTTCAATTTATCCAGTCTGCGCCGCTAATGCAACCAAGTTGTCTCCATTTCAAGAAATCAAATATAACGTATTGTTTTAACATATTTTTAAAAAATACAAATTCAAATATTTCAATGTGATATGCAAACTAAAGCCAAACGAGTGTTGGGGTTGGAAGCAAGCGATGGTGAAAGCGGAAATAAAAAACCTCCTTTGCCAGTAGTCAGACGCAAACAAAGGAGGTTGAGTAAAGGATTAATGTTGCTGCATGGCCTGCAGTTTTGCCTGATAGCGATGTTTATCTGTGGCTTCGCGGCTTAGAGCCATGGCTTTTTCCATATTGAGTTTGGCGCGTTTTTCATCCCCCAGCGCCCAATAGGTGCGTGACAGGCCAAAGAAAAACTCATGGCGGTAATCGGCTTTATCCACGGCCCTTTGATACCAAGCGAGCGCCTCGCTGTATTGGTGCTCGTCATAGGCCTGTTCACCCATATCGTAGTAGTAATAAGGATTACGAATACGCGCTAACTCCAGCACTTTATTGACCTGCGCCCACTCTTCCAAACGGCCCTGCTCACCTAAAATCACCGCCAAGTTATAAAGCGTCGTCATATCATCAGCATCATATTTGAGTGCATAGCGATAGACTTGCTCGGCCCGCTTTTCATCGCCCTTGTGGCGATAAATCACGGCTAAGGTGTTGAGCGCAGGAATAAAGAGTCCTGATTTTAAGCCCGCTTTAATCAGCGCATAGGCGCGGTCTAAATCCCCGTCGACCAAGGATTCGGCGGCCATATTGTTATAGAACATACTGGTTAAGGTCTGGCGATTGATTTGTACTTTGTTATAGCCTCGCAGAGCGCGCTCGGGCATAAAGTCGACCAGAATTGCATGGGCCGACACATACACAGTGTGCACGCTCTCGGCGGGTAGCAAGCGTAGATTGACATGGCCGTTGATCAGATAAAACTCGCCCTGTTTGTCCCATACGGGTTCAATCGCAATATCCTGAAACTCAGTGCCAATTTTAAACACATCCGCGAGTGCCGATGTCATCACCACCAGCGACATACAATTCCCCGCGCGCTGGGCGTAGGTTTCGCTAGCGGTTTGAGTCAAATTATCTTGATAGTGAAAATCGCTGTGACCGCCGAGCTGATTGGCATTGATATAACTGGCTAACCATTCATGCACCGCGACGGGGTTTTTAGTCGATAAGCTGTAGCGGTCGTAGGCGCGCCGGACATCGGCTGCGACCGAGGGCGGAAGGCTGAAAATATCCTCGACGCTAGGAATATTACTGACAGATTTAAATAACGAATCTGCAAATAGGGCATCAATCTCATCATCACTAGGTTTTGGGGCTGTCGAGCTGCAACCCCATAATAGTAAAAGTAATAATGAGCAGAATATACCGCTAGAGATGGTGCGTAGTTGTATCATAATACGTCCCCCAGACCATAAGGCTCCTATTTGAGCTTATTACACTTGGCCAAAAAGACGTCATAAAATGGTTACAAAAAATAACGGCCTGCCACAAAGGATTGCGGCGACTTGAGGGTCAACGCTGCGCCGGGGGGTCTACCTTGATATACACATCCTGCTGCTGATAACGATAGGGGCGGTAGTTATCCTGACCACAAGTGAAGTAAGGGTAAGGCTTTACCTGCGCGATACAACCGAGTGGCAAGGCCTGCAGAATTTGAATTTGCTCCTGTCTTCGCAAAGATTCCTGCCATTCATAATCTTTCAACACTTGATCACGCACGGCAAAAGCATCGAAAGGCTCATCCGAGCGAGTCACTACGACTTGCCCCGCAAAAGCGGGCAAGGCTATGAGTGCACTCAGAATGCCCCCAAGCAAACAGGTGCGTCTGAGTTGTCCAGTGGAATCAAAGATTAAGCGCATTGTTCACTCCTTGTGGTATCAGCATGACAGTCGAAGACCCATAAAAAAAGCAGAGCACTTGGCTCTGCTTTACTATCCTCTTATCCCTTAGAGGCATCAAGTGATATCAATACCTGTTAGCCTGCACTTTTAACAGTCACAAATTCTGGGTAAGCGTCGATACCACAATCAGATGCATCCATACCGTTATATTCTTCTTCCTCAGAGACACGGATGCCCATGGTCATCTTCAGTACAAACCACACCGCAAACGACGCGCTAAATACCCATGCGAAGATTATCGCTGCGCCAGTTAATTGTGCTGTGATAGTGGCGTCGGCATTTGATAAGGGTACACACATCAAACCGAGGAAACCCGCAACACCGTGCACAGAAATCGCGCCCACTGGGTCGTCGATCTTGATTCTGTCCAGACCCACGATAGAGAACACCACTAAACCACCAGCAACCACACCAATCACCCCTGCCATCAGCAGCGAAGGCGACAGCGGGTCGGCAGTAATCGCCACTAAGCCCGCCAGAATGCCGTTTAAGATCATGGTTAAGTCCGCTTTACCCCAAATCATTTTGCACACAACTAGGGCAGAGATAGCACCAAAAGCGGCCGCGGTGTTGGTGTTCACGAAGACTTTAGCGACAGAGCTAGCGTTGGCCGCATCTGAAACCATTAATTGTGAGCCACCGTTGAAACCAAACCAGCCCATCCACAGGATAAACATCCCTAAGGTTGCCATTGGCAGGTTAGAGCCTGGAATCGGATTCACTTGGCCGTTAGGGCCGTATTTGCCCTTACGAGCACCGAGCAGTAACACCCCTGCGATAGCCGCCGCAGCACCTGTCATGTGCACAATACCGCTACCCGCAAAGTCCACAAAACCTAAGCTAGAGATAAAGCCTTTACCCCAAGTCCAGTAGCCTTCAACAGGGTAGATAATGCCTGTCATCACCACGGAGAAGAACAGGAAAGCCCATAACTTCATCCGCTCCGCCACGGCGCCAGAGACAATCGACATCGCCGTTGCCACAAACACCACTTGGAAGAAGAAGTCAGATTCTAAAGCATGGTTTGCATCTTCGGCTTGTGAGCCAATCAGCGTACCGAGTGAAGGCAACCAGCCGCCTTCGGCATTATCGACGTACATAATGTTGTAGCCAACCAATAGGTACATCACACAGGCAATCGCGTATAACACCACGTTTTTAGTTAAAATTTCGGTGGTATTTTTAGAGCGCACTAGGCCGGCTTCGAGCATGGCAAAACCCGCCGCCATCCACATAACCAAAGCGCCTGAAATCAAAAAATAAAAGGTGTCGAGTGCAAAGCGCAGTTCAGAG encodes the following:
- the aroG gene encoding 3-deoxy-7-phosphoheptulonate synthase AroG; this translates as MYYQNDDVRINEVKELLPPIAILERFPASENAAATVFNARQSIHNILARQDDRLLVVIGPCSIHDPKAALEYGQRLVALRERYQDQLEVVMRVYFEKPRTTVGWKGLINDPYMDNSFKLNDGLRTARKLLVDLNDSGMPTAGEFLDMITPQYVADMMCWGAIGARTTESQVHRELASGLSCPVGFKNGTDGTIKVAIDAIGAANAPHHFLSVTKFGHSAIVSTKGNPDCHIILRGGREPNYSASHVAQISEQLKKAKLVDNIMIDFSHANSSKQYQRQMDVANDVAEQVAAGNKAIFGVMVESHLVEGRQDLIEGQALCYGQSITDACIGWDDTERLLDVLNQSVIARRQRV
- a CDS encoding tetratricopeptide repeat protein; translated protein: MIQLRTISSGIFCSLLLLLLWGCSSTAPKPSDDEIDALFADSLFKSVSNIPSVEDIFSLPPSVAADVRRAYDRYSLSTKNPVAVHEWLASYINANQLGGHSDFHYQDNLTQTASETYAQRAGNCMSLVVMTSALADVFKIGTEFQDIAIEPVWDKQGEFYLINGHVNLRLLPAESVHTVYVSAHAILVDFMPERALRGYNKVQINRQTLTSMFYNNMAAESLVDGDLDRAYALIKAGLKSGLFIPALNTLAVIYRHKGDEKRAEQVYRYALKYDADDMTTLYNLAVILGEQGRLEEWAQVNKVLELARIRNPYYYYDMGEQAYDEHQYSEALAWYQRAVDKADYRHEFFFGLSRTYWALGDEKRAKLNMEKAMALSREATDKHRYQAKLQAMQQH
- a CDS encoding ammonium transporter encodes the protein MEELTKLGVTVSELRFALDTFYFLISGALVMWMAAGFAMLEAGLVRSKNTTEILTKNVVLYAIACVMYLLVGYNIMYVDNAEGGWLPSLGTLIGSQAEDANHALESDFFFQVVFVATAMSIVSGAVAERMKLWAFLFFSVVMTGIIYPVEGYWTWGKGFISSLGFVDFAGSGIVHMTGAAAAIAGVLLLGARKGKYGPNGQVNPIPGSNLPMATLGMFILWMGWFGFNGGSQLMVSDAANASSVAKVFVNTNTAAAFGAISALVVCKMIWGKADLTMILNGILAGLVAITADPLSPSLLMAGVIGVVAGGLVVFSIVGLDRIKIDDPVGAISVHGVAGFLGLMCVPLSNADATITAQLTGAAIIFAWVFSASFAVWFVLKMTMGIRVSEEEEYNGMDASDCGIDAYPEFVTVKSAG